The following are from one region of the Stigmatella ashevillena genome:
- a CDS encoding ExbD/TolR family protein, with translation MAGGASDNDEEITGINVTPLVDVVLVLLIIFMVTANFIVRETVEVDLPRAANGGETVQGLVNVVLDKDGKFFFDGAEVGEAELSRKVAEAVAKDKDTRAIISADQSIPYGRVMRLIDVVKGQGIAKFALNIEKDVRPTPSPG, from the coding sequence ATGGCCGGTGGAGCTTCCGACAACGACGAGGAAATCACAGGCATCAACGTCACGCCGTTGGTGGACGTGGTGCTGGTGCTGCTCATCATCTTCATGGTGACGGCCAACTTCATCGTCCGCGAGACGGTGGAGGTGGACTTGCCCCGGGCCGCCAACGGCGGGGAGACGGTGCAGGGCTTGGTCAACGTGGTGCTCGACAAGGACGGGAAGTTCTTCTTCGACGGCGCCGAGGTGGGCGAGGCGGAGCTGTCCCGGAAGGTGGCCGAGGCGGTGGCCAAGGACAAGGACACCCGGGCCATCATCAGCGCGGACCAGTCCATTCCCTACGGCCGGGTGATGCGGCTCATCGACGTGGTGAAGGGGCAGGGCATCGCCAAGTTCGCCCTCAACATCGAGAAGGACGTGCGCCCCACGCCCTCGCCAGGCTGA
- a CDS encoding MotA/TolQ/ExbB proton channel family protein → MSSMFVLAQASTEQLGWLSSKLLGVTLTSAEWVLWVLTVLSVLSIAIMLERSLYFARHRLSHSEELAVRLSRGEFEAVSAAVKGRRGMEAAVIQEALAASSRGADAVEQLIASVVARERPQYERFLSFLGTLGNNAPFIGLFGTVLGIIKAFHDLGSLSAKGGAIQQTVMAGISEALVATAVGLAVAIPAVVAFNIFNRQLKTLTSRTTALGHALVGSLRSEAN, encoded by the coding sequence ATGTCGTCCATGTTCGTGCTCGCGCAGGCCTCCACGGAGCAACTGGGGTGGCTCAGCAGCAAGTTGCTCGGAGTGACGCTCACCAGCGCCGAGTGGGTGTTGTGGGTGCTGACCGTCCTGTCGGTGCTGTCCATCGCCATCATGCTGGAGCGCTCGCTCTACTTCGCGCGCCACCGGCTCTCCCACTCCGAAGAGCTGGCGGTCCGGCTCTCCCGGGGAGAGTTCGAGGCCGTGAGCGCGGCGGTGAAGGGCCGCCGCGGCATGGAGGCAGCGGTCATCCAGGAGGCTCTGGCCGCGTCCTCGCGAGGCGCGGATGCGGTGGAGCAGCTCATCGCCTCCGTTGTCGCCCGGGAGCGTCCTCAATATGAGCGCTTCCTGTCCTTCCTGGGCACGCTGGGCAACAACGCGCCGTTCATCGGGCTGTTCGGCACGGTGCTGGGCATCATCAAGGCGTTCCACGACTTGGGCTCGCTCAGCGCCAAGGGGGGCGCCATCCAGCAGACGGTGATGGCGGGCATCTCCGAGGCGCTCGTGGCCACGGCGGTGGGGCTCGCGGTGGCGATTCCCGCGGTGGTGGCCTTCAACATCTTCAACCGCCAGCTCAAGACGCTCACCAGCCGCACCACGGCGCTGGGCCACGCGCTCGTGGGCAGCCTGCGCTCGGAGGCGAACTAG
- a CDS encoding DUF4340 domain-containing protein, with protein MNKGTIIVLGVFAVLLVAVLATREDHVNEGVRKLELPKVDKDTVTALELGGARSVRLEKDGAVWRVMDPKKPDSKYVAEESLVTGALDALGQLRNPDFVTERAQTHAEYEVDEAKGLTLKVVQPGVPEIQLVLGKAAKNGGAYVRKAGTDEVFVARGWLDGAVRKDVKDWRKRALLSLKGEDLTQLTLRSKDGEVLTLNAGDKPGAWSVAEGTVLPPGFRFDPSLADQLARQLASLSAQDFLEGEAAADAATGLGGAHDTIEAKLKDGKSVTVHIAPAPEGQKDAAVAARVDGDAQVYQLAAYSADALRKRLADLRDLHLFRFDPTKVTKLKLQTGSTVVQAARHGAQWQVIEPRPLPAGFDFDSSQVESVLGWVGSLRAERVLAGAMTDAQLGVGTPTALIEVSLEGVAPQILRLGKDTPAGADGLKSVHARSTIDSQAYAVPEYVKTRLAQGLQLFKKPEMPPGGPRQVGGLDQLPPELRKQIEAQLRARQMQGQ; from the coding sequence ATGAACAAGGGAACGATCATCGTCTTGGGCGTCTTCGCCGTGCTGCTCGTGGCGGTGCTGGCCACCCGCGAGGACCATGTGAACGAGGGGGTGCGCAAGCTCGAACTGCCGAAGGTGGACAAGGACACGGTCACCGCGCTCGAGCTGGGAGGCGCGCGCTCGGTTCGGCTGGAGAAGGACGGGGCCGTGTGGCGGGTGATGGACCCGAAGAAGCCGGATTCGAAGTACGTGGCGGAGGAGTCCCTGGTCACCGGCGCATTGGACGCGCTGGGCCAGTTGCGCAACCCCGACTTCGTGACCGAGCGCGCGCAGACGCATGCGGAGTACGAGGTGGATGAGGCCAAGGGGCTCACGCTCAAGGTCGTCCAGCCGGGCGTCCCGGAGATTCAACTGGTGCTCGGCAAGGCCGCGAAGAATGGCGGGGCCTACGTGCGCAAGGCGGGCACGGACGAGGTGTTCGTGGCGCGCGGCTGGCTGGACGGGGCGGTGCGCAAGGACGTGAAGGACTGGCGCAAGCGCGCCCTGCTCTCGCTCAAGGGGGAGGACCTCACGCAGCTCACCCTGCGCTCGAAGGACGGCGAGGTGTTGACCCTGAACGCCGGTGACAAGCCGGGGGCGTGGAGCGTGGCGGAGGGGACGGTGCTTCCCCCGGGCTTCCGGTTCGACCCGTCGCTGGCGGACCAACTGGCGCGGCAGCTTGCCTCGCTCAGCGCCCAGGACTTCCTCGAAGGGGAGGCGGCGGCGGACGCGGCCACGGGGCTGGGTGGCGCGCACGACACGATCGAGGCGAAGCTCAAAGACGGCAAGAGCGTCACCGTCCACATCGCCCCGGCGCCCGAGGGCCAGAAGGACGCGGCGGTCGCCGCCCGGGTTGACGGGGACGCGCAGGTGTACCAACTCGCCGCCTACAGCGCGGACGCTCTGCGCAAGCGCCTGGCGGACCTGAGGGACCTGCACCTGTTCCGGTTCGATCCCACCAAGGTGACGAAGCTGAAGCTGCAAACGGGCTCGACGGTGGTCCAGGCCGCGAGGCATGGCGCGCAGTGGCAGGTGATTGAGCCGAGGCCGCTGCCGGCGGGTTTCGACTTCGACTCCAGCCAGGTGGAGTCCGTGCTGGGCTGGGTGGGCTCGCTGCGCGCGGAGCGCGTCCTCGCGGGCGCGATGACCGATGCTCAATTGGGAGTGGGAACGCCGACGGCGCTCATCGAGGTCTCGCTCGAAGGCGTGGCGCCGCAGATTCTGCGGCTGGGCAAGGACACGCCAGCGGGCGCGGACGGCCTGAAGTCCGTTCATGCCCGGAGCACCATTGACTCCCAGGCCTACGCGGTCCCCGAGTACGTGAAGACGCGGCTGGCGCAGGGGCTCCAGCTCTTCAAGAAGCCGGAGATGCCTCCGGGCGGGCCCCGTCAGGTGGGTGGCTTGGACCAGCTGCCTCCGGAGCTGCGCAAGCAGATCGAGGCCCAGCTCCGCGCGAGGCAGATGCAGGGCCAGTAG
- a CDS encoding GldG family protein: MRKNTLNATVLLLGITGSLILLNILGLRAFTRLDFTRDKTYTLSEASRKAMEELEDPVTVTAYFTDKLPPPYSSNARYVRDLLEEYRAASQGKLSFEFLDPMTQETDADKEAKREMKRDIFGRSFREPTSVERELAQEGVQPVEVRVVEDDQVQTKRAYMGIILKHQEKKEVIPVVADTQTLEYDFTTLVRKLTRPKTPVIGVLQGHGEPALQEKLRRVQQLLGQLYEVRPVELGESERVDAAVDALLVIGPKTALKPNELKAIDQYLMGGKSAAFFLDAIQVDPRTFEPSDAEHGLAPLLATYGVKLGEQLVADARSGQLSMQEQRGFMVIDVPVPYPFIPLLAQLEGDSPVSKGIGGVLLPFTTQVTLQPPEGVQGTVLAKSSKTSWLESKPFNINPRRDWREENPAVGGPYPLIVQVSGKLKSHFAEEASTSTSAPVLAESQGAPRVIVAGGSSALWDDFMGSANQAFLLNVADWLLLDSGLLNMRARGFAEAPLDKDLTDGTRNAVKYGNVLGIPFLLTAFGLVRWRMRESRRSRVTI, translated from the coding sequence ATGAGAAAGAACACCCTCAACGCCACCGTCCTGCTGCTGGGCATCACCGGCAGCCTCATCCTGCTCAACATCCTCGGCCTGCGGGCCTTCACGCGCCTGGACTTCACCCGGGACAAGACCTACACGCTGTCCGAGGCGTCCCGGAAGGCCATGGAGGAGTTGGAGGATCCAGTCACCGTCACCGCCTACTTCACCGACAAGCTGCCGCCGCCGTATTCGAGCAACGCCCGCTACGTGCGCGACTTGCTCGAGGAGTACCGCGCCGCGTCCCAGGGCAAGCTGAGCTTCGAGTTCCTGGACCCGATGACGCAGGAGACGGACGCCGACAAGGAGGCGAAGCGGGAGATGAAGCGCGACATCTTCGGCCGCTCGTTCCGGGAGCCCACGTCGGTGGAGCGCGAGCTGGCCCAGGAGGGCGTGCAGCCGGTGGAGGTCCGCGTCGTCGAGGACGACCAGGTGCAGACCAAGCGGGCCTACATGGGCATCATCCTCAAGCACCAGGAGAAGAAGGAAGTCATCCCGGTGGTGGCCGATACCCAGACGCTCGAGTACGACTTCACCACGCTGGTGCGCAAGCTGACGCGCCCCAAGACGCCCGTCATTGGCGTGCTGCAAGGGCATGGAGAGCCGGCGCTCCAGGAGAAGCTGCGCCGCGTGCAGCAGCTTCTCGGGCAGCTCTACGAGGTCCGCCCGGTGGAGCTGGGCGAGAGCGAGCGGGTGGACGCAGCGGTGGATGCGCTGCTCGTCATCGGCCCCAAGACGGCGCTCAAGCCCAACGAGCTCAAGGCCATCGACCAGTACCTGATGGGGGGCAAGAGCGCGGCGTTCTTCCTGGATGCCATCCAGGTGGATCCGCGCACCTTCGAGCCCTCCGACGCGGAGCACGGGCTGGCGCCGCTGCTGGCCACCTATGGGGTGAAGCTGGGGGAGCAGCTCGTGGCGGATGCGCGCTCCGGACAGCTCTCCATGCAGGAACAGCGCGGCTTCATGGTCATCGACGTGCCGGTGCCCTACCCGTTCATCCCGCTGCTGGCGCAGTTGGAGGGGGACAGCCCGGTGTCCAAGGGGATTGGCGGGGTGCTGCTGCCCTTCACCACGCAGGTGACGCTCCAGCCGCCGGAGGGCGTGCAGGGCACGGTGCTCGCGAAGTCCTCGAAGACGAGCTGGCTGGAGTCCAAGCCCTTCAACATCAACCCCCGCCGGGACTGGCGCGAGGAGAACCCCGCCGTGGGGGGGCCGTATCCGCTCATCGTCCAGGTGTCCGGCAAGCTCAAGAGCCACTTCGCCGAGGAGGCGAGCACGAGCACCTCGGCGCCGGTGCTCGCCGAGAGCCAGGGAGCGCCCCGTGTCATCGTCGCGGGCGGCTCGTCGGCGCTGTGGGATGACTTCATGGGCTCGGCCAACCAAGCCTTCCTGCTCAACGTGGCCGACTGGCTGCTGCTCGACTCGGGGCTCTTGAACATGCGCGCCCGAGGGTTCGCGGAGGCGCCGCTGGACAAGGACCTCACGGACGGCACGCGCAACGCCGTGAAGTACGGGAACGTGTTGGGCATCCCCTTCTTGCTGACCGCTTTCGGTCTGGTGCGTTGGCGGATGCGCGAGTCCCGCCGCAGCCGCGTCACCATCTGA
- a CDS encoding ABC transporter permease subunit has protein sequence MGMTLAVARREFKSFFNSPVAYIVLGGFLLTSGWLYFSTLFVAGQASLRGFFGLAPVLFVIFVPAVTMRLIAEERKSGTLELLLTLPVRDWQVVTGKFLAALGMVGVGLLLTLPYPLSVAALTAEGTSLDWGPVVMGYVGLLLMASSFLAIGLWASALSRNQIVGFIVGLVLCFAFYFIDKFAVVLPQTLAELLQYLSVDYHFDNIARGVLDSRDVLFYVTLTVVGLGLTTRTLGNVRQ, from the coding sequence ATGGGAATGACACTCGCCGTGGCCCGGCGTGAGTTCAAGAGCTTCTTCAATTCGCCGGTGGCATACATCGTGCTCGGCGGTTTCTTGCTCACGTCGGGGTGGCTTTACTTCAGTACGCTGTTCGTCGCGGGCCAGGCCTCGTTGCGCGGCTTTTTTGGCTTGGCGCCGGTGCTGTTCGTGATTTTCGTGCCGGCGGTCACCATGCGGCTGATCGCCGAGGAGCGGAAGTCGGGCACGTTGGAACTGCTGCTCACCCTGCCGGTGCGGGATTGGCAGGTGGTGACGGGCAAGTTCCTCGCGGCGCTGGGCATGGTGGGCGTGGGGCTGCTGCTCACCCTGCCGTATCCCTTGAGCGTGGCGGCGCTCACCGCGGAGGGCACGTCGCTCGATTGGGGCCCGGTGGTGATGGGCTACGTGGGCCTGTTGCTCATGGCCTCGAGCTTCCTGGCCATCGGGCTGTGGGCGAGCGCACTCAGCCGCAACCAGATTGTCGGCTTCATCGTCGGGCTGGTGCTGTGTTTTGCCTTCTACTTCATCGACAAGTTCGCGGTGGTGCTGCCGCAGACGCTCGCGGAGCTCTTGCAGTACCTCTCGGTGGACTACCACTTCGACAACATCGCCCGGGGCGTGCTCGACTCGCGCGATGTCCTCTTCTACGTGACGCTCACCGTGGTGGGGCTGGGATTGACCACGCGCACGTTGGGCAACGTTCGCCAGTGA
- a CDS encoding ATP-binding cassette domain-containing protein produces the protein MRSLHEVDIVSQPMIRIEGLTKSYGNAQALRGVSFEVPRGQVVGFLGPNGAGKSTTMKILAGFVTPTSGVAQVNGVDVTVDSVVTRRMMGYLPENNPLYEEMMVRDYLDFIADVRGVPREQRQARIRSAVERCGLGSVLGKDIQQLSKGYRQRVGLAQAILHDPDLLILDEPTSGLDPNQIVEIRNLIRDLGREKTVILSTHILSEVQSTCSRVLIISEGKVVADDAPERLTTAEGGTVTVVLASRSGSPLQPEQVHSVLAQVPGVTGVERGEAEGSGTLGFSLRYGAEDIRRALFEAAVRHDFCLLEMKRQHVSLEETFRKLTGGEAAKAGAPPRAA, from the coding sequence ATGAGGTCGCTTCACGAGGTGGATATCGTGTCTCAACCGATGATTCGCATCGAGGGCCTGACGAAGTCCTATGGCAATGCACAGGCATTGCGCGGGGTGAGCTTCGAAGTTCCTCGGGGCCAGGTGGTGGGCTTCCTGGGTCCCAACGGGGCGGGCAAGTCCACCACCATGAAAATTCTGGCGGGCTTTGTCACGCCGACCTCGGGGGTTGCCCAGGTCAACGGCGTGGACGTCACGGTGGACTCCGTCGTCACGCGGCGGATGATGGGCTACCTGCCGGAGAACAACCCCCTGTATGAGGAGATGATGGTCCGGGACTACCTGGACTTCATCGCCGACGTGCGCGGGGTGCCCCGGGAGCAGCGCCAGGCGCGCATCCGCTCCGCGGTGGAGCGCTGTGGCCTGGGCTCCGTGCTGGGCAAGGACATCCAGCAACTGTCCAAGGGTTACCGGCAGCGCGTGGGGTTGGCCCAGGCCATCCTTCATGACCCGGACCTGCTCATCCTCGACGAGCCGACGAGCGGCCTGGACCCGAACCAGATTGTCGAGATCCGAAACCTCATTCGAGACTTGGGCCGGGAGAAGACGGTCATCCTGAGCACGCACATCCTGAGCGAGGTGCAGAGCACGTGCAGCCGTGTCCTCATCATCAGCGAGGGCAAGGTGGTGGCGGATGACGCGCCCGAGCGGCTCACCACCGCGGAAGGGGGCACGGTGACGGTGGTGCTGGCCTCTCGCTCCGGGAGCCCCTTGCAGCCCGAGCAGGTGCACTCGGTGCTGGCCCAGGTGCCGGGCGTCACCGGGGTGGAGAGGGGCGAGGCCGAGGGCAGCGGCACGTTGGGCTTCAGCCTGCGGTACGGCGCGGAGGACATCCGCCGAGCGCTCTTCGAGGCGGCGGTGCGCCATGACTTCTGCTTGCTGGAGATGAAGCGCCAGCACGTGAGCCTGGAGGAAACCTTCCGCAAGCTCACCGGTGGCGAGGCCGCGAAAGCCGGGGCCCCGCCCCGCGCGGCGTGA